DNA sequence from the Hirundo rustica isolate bHirRus1 chromosome 25, bHirRus1.pri.v3, whole genome shotgun sequence genome:
CCAGCACTACACGTATTGCTTTTTGGAGGCTGAGCTCCCGGGCCGGCTGCCCAGCTTCTCCTCCGGGGCGGAGGCTTCAGCAGGCCGGGGGCTGTAGGGGTCCGACAGGGCCCTGCTGCCGCTGCCCAGTGCCAGGTTCTCCTCGTTGCGGTAGTTGGCCCAGTTCTGCTCGCTGGAGAGCTTGTTGTAGGTCTGGTAGGAGGGCGCGTGGCTCTCGGCCATGGGCAGGAAGGGGTAGTGCTTGGGCGCGTAGGGACTTGAGACCATGTCATCCACAAAGACGTCCTGGCTCGGCCCAGCTGGCCCCGACACCTTCCTGATGTTGCTAAGCAGGTTCTTGCAGCAGAGGTGGAAGAGCTCCAGGAGGTTCAGGATTAAGGAGATCAGGCCCATCACCAGcatgaagatgatgaagatgCTCTTCTCGGTGGGGCGGGAGATGAAGCAGTCCACCTGATGGGGGCAGGGGTCCCTCTTGCACACGTAGCGGGGCACCATGGAGAAGCCGTACAGGTACCACTGGCCCACGAGGAAACCGGCCTCGAAGACGCTCTTGCAGATGACGCTGGTGATGTACGTCCACATCAGCGCCCCTCGGATCTTCAGCCGCCCGCTCTCCGTCATGTAGATCTTGGACATCTTCTtctccagggctgccagggcctgcTCGATCTTCGGGTCCTTGCTGTGGACAGCCCGAAGCTCGCTCTCCTGcttcctcagcttctcctccttccGGGAGAGATAGACAACGTGGCCCAGGTAAATCAGGGTCGGGGTGCTGACAAAGAGGAACTGGAGCACCCAGTAGCGGATGTGGGAGATGGGGAAGGCTTTGTCATAGCAGACGTTGGTGCAGCCCGGCTGCTTGGTGTTACACACGAAATCCGACTGCTCGTCCCCCCACACGGACTCCCCGGCCAAGCCCAGGATGAGGATGCGGAAGATGAAGAGCACGGTGAGCCAGATCTTCCCGATCACCGTCGAATGTTCCTGGACTTGGTCCAGCAGtttctgcaggaattcccagtcaCCCATCTTCTAGGAAcgctctgcctctgccagcagggagaagagagcAGCCACGTCAGTTCCCTCTGCCCGTgctggggagcacagggcagaTGTGGCCGCCTAAACCTCGTGGTTTTCAGGATGTAGCTGCCCTGCGGAGTGCCCCAGCAAACCCTCTGAGGAACATCCCACtgctgagggagggaggatTCCAGGCAGAGTTTAGGGGCCTCAGAGGGCTCCTCCTACacagtgcagggacagggggctgggagagaaagggattcccctctcccagcagcacccacagctcgTGGCTGTCCTGGCCGCTCCGGGGACCGCCCGCAGCAGGGGCTCTTTTGGGGCTGCCCAAGGAGCTCAGGGCACCTAGAGAGGAGGCACCGTGGGGCCTCATAAAtttgctgctgccccagctttcccaaaaagcagagagcaggatGGTCTCGAGGGGAAGCACAACCCCTTGGGGTACAGCTGCCACCCCGATGCCTCTTCAGGGCACACCCCAAACTGAACGGACAGCCCCCCACCAGCTCCCCTGCCGCGGGGCGATGgactcccagccccagccccctcGCCAGGGGATCCCCTGCACCCCTCACCACCCTGCTGCCACTCCCGGGATCCTGAGGAGCCAAGCCCGCACCCCATGGGCGCTCATCCCGGCTGTTAGGGAGGGACAAAGCGGCCGCAGCCCCGACTCCCCATTAACCGCTCCTAATTAAGCACAGAAGTGCCGACTGTGCCGTTAAAAGAGCCCCGGGCAGCGGTGGGGTGACGGAGTGCCCCGTCCCCAGCGCGGTGTCCCCGAGCGGTCGCGGTGCCCTGGCGGTGTCCCCGGTGCCCGCACTCACCTCCGCCGCTCCGGGCACGTCCCGCGGGGCTCGGGCCGCGCTGAGTGCCAGCGGTCGGACCGAGCTCGCTCCGTTTGTTCGAGGCCCGGGGAAGCCGGAGGAGGAGCGCGGGCAGGAAATTGGGGGCCGGGGCTTTAGtaccgggccgggccgagccgcaGGTGTGCGGGGCCGCCCCCTCCTGCGGCCCCCGGACgagggggcggccccggcgggcggagcgggggcGGCCGCGCTCGTCGGGGCCGAAGCTGGGGGGAGCGGTGGGAAGCCCGGGTGCTCCCGCACTCTCGCCTCCGGCTGCGGGAAACCCGCTGAGCCAGAGACCCCGGGATGCTCCGTCCCCCGATCGGTGTCCCGAGGATGTTCCGTCCTTGCCCGCTCCGGCCGGACCGCGGCTGCGGCGCTCGTGGTTTGCCCCCGAGGGTCCGtgcggcgcggcgggcgctgGGTGGTGCTGGAGCCCCACCGGAGCCCGGCTGCGGTCCCGCGTCCCGCCGGCTCCCGGGATGAGTCCCGCCCGTTCACGGGATTGAGCCCCGCCGGCTCCCGGGATGAACCCTGCCGGTTCCTGGCCCCCATCCCGCAGGCTCCCGGGCTGAGCCCCACTGGAGCCCGGTTGCGATCGCGCGTCCCATCCGTCCTCGGGATGCCCCCCACCGGAGCCCGGCCGGGAATCCCCCGCAGGTTCCAGACGGAGCTTTGCTGTCGGGAGTCTCAGCACACCCCGACAGGCTCGTGGGGCTGTGAAACGAGCGGAGCTGGGAACAGCGGGCTTTCCACTCGTGCTGCTTAAAGAGAGATTAAATGGAAATCATTTCTATTTATTGTAATATTTATCAAGGTTTAGTAAATAATTGATGCTCATCCCTCCTTGATTTCCTTGGGGTCCAGCGTGAGGTTCTGCTGAATTAAAGTTTAACGATGCGTGACAAGCTGGGAGAGGCGGAACGGGCGGACGTGAGCTCGGCTGTGGGCTCGACTGATGCCCGGCTTGAGCAGATGTGAAGGACCTGGCTGCAGGCTCCTGAGGAACCTCTGCAAACCCGCCTCTTCTGCCCTCACCAGTCCCCCGATTTCCAGCATGCAGAGCAGACCTTGGTGTCTCCAAACATGACGTTTGCTGGCCTTTTGGATCCGTAGCTTGTGCCATGTGCGATGTGCATTTGAGGTGAGGGGGGGACACAGAGGCACCAGGGGAAGCAGCGGAGCCAGCAAGGGCATTTGGGCAGGACATGGCTTGGTGCTTGTGTGAGCCAAGGGGGTGAAGCTGCCCTGCCCCAGTAATGGCAAACTGGGCAAACTGGGCCAGCAGAACTGTTGCCAACCGACTGGAGCCCTGGTCCTCTGTCGTTACTTTGGGTGCATGAAGGGAGCTCTGGCCATGGAGCCCAGGATTCCTCTGGTTTCTTGGTGCAGAAGAGAGCAGCGCTTGGGACTGTGCCTGTGTGAGGCACAGCGGGCTGGGAGGACTGGCGCGCCCTGGGTGacaccagccctgcctgggcacCAGCTGCGTGCACTCACACCCAgcatgggagcagcaggacccaaGAGAAACTGCTGGACATGGAGGATCTGTGCAGAGCTCCAGGGCTATCCTTGCCTTACCTGTGTCTGCTCAGGCACCTTGGGTCTCTCTCCAGGGACATTATTTTGTTGGGTTTAGTCATTTTTTCACACGGGTCGACTCTTGAGGGTTTGAGGATTtgtcaggctggaaaagccaagTTGAGGGGAATGTGAAGCGGCTGGGATGGGTGAGCTCACAGCTCTTCTCTGTGGGAAGAACAGACACCCTCAGGCGTGGCCACGGGCAGCCAGcacccagctcccacccagcGTGTCCACACCACTGGGACACCAGCGATGTCCCCATGGTCCCAAGCAGGACAGTTCCCATGCATGTGTCCCCCTCCCCTTATGGCCATCGAGGTCCTGCCTGAAGAGTCTGGTGGTGGCATCACTGGTGGTCACCTGTGGTGCCAACCATCCCTGGCACACACCAGGACgcttcttccctctcccacccTCCCCAGCACCCCTCAGACAGCAGTCAGGGCTGCCACACACCTAGGCTGGGACCTGTCCTTCTCCTCTGACTTGACGTGGCAGTGGCAGGTGGAGGCCTTGCTGTAGCTGACAGAGTGCTTGGTGGATTTCCTCCACTTCCTTGCCCTCTGGACAACTCGCTTGAAGATGAGGTAGAAGATCTCACAGACGGTGAGGACGATGCAGATGGAGGAGGCTCCGACCATGAAATAGGTGAAGACCCTTTTCTCGGTTGGCCGAGCGATGTAGCAGTCCACGGTGTTGGGACAGGGATCCACGTTGGCGCATTTGACCAGCCGTGGCAAATCGAAGCTGTCCCACATCTTGTGGAGGAGGTAGAGGAACAGGATCTCTATGACAAGCTTGAAGAAGAGGCTGAACAGGTAGGTCCACCACAGCCCGCCGTGCTTCTTGCCCGTGTTGCTGTAAAGCTTGGGGCAATTCTCTCCGTTCTTCTCCCGGTTCTTCCTCTCGCGGTCCTCCCGGTAGGCCACGTGCATGATGACCAGGAGGGAAGGACAAGTGACAAAGATGAGCTGCAAGGCCCAGAGGCGGATGTGGGAGACGGGGAAGAAGTGGTCATAACACACGTTGGTGCAGCCCGGCTGCCTCGTGTTGCAGTCGAAGTCCTTCTGCTCGTCGCCCCAGACGCGCTCCGCCGCCACCACGTAGACCAGCACACGGAAGACAAAGACCACGGAGAGCCAGATGCGGCTGAAGGCTGTGGAGTACTTGTTGACCCCGCTGAGCAGCGCCTGCAGCGTTTTCCAATCCATGGCAGCCGGGGGAGACCAGAGTCACCCGACCTGGAGGGGCAGAAGCAGCGGTGGGTgaggagcagtgggaggcaCCTCCGGGGCCACACTGCACTAAATCTCGTGGACCTCCGGACCCTCTCCCCCACCACATTACACCCGTCTAAGCTGGGGGCTCTTCACCCTTGCAGACAGTAAAGCCTGCAACACTCTGTGACAGAGGTGATTCAATCTCTCTGCACTTCCTTCTGACTCCCTTTGCTGTGAGGGATGAGACACCCAGCCAAGTCCCTTCCACCAGCTCCACACCTGATTGTGCGTGCTGCTGCAAGCTGGCAGCACGATCTGCTGGAGCAGGCCAGGTTCAACAGCCAAAGGGGAaatggctgctcctgcagccctgggctgctgggacacGCCACAGGGACGTGTTTTCTGTCTCACAGGCGATACCTGAGGCAGCCCAAACACAAGTGACAGCGGGGCTGCAGAAAGTGAGAGTCCGTGTGTGTCACGGGCCGTGTGTCACCAGCACGTCACCCTGGCCGgcgctctgctcctgctccggCAGCAACGCCGGAGGTCCCGACGGCCAAACCGGCTCCGCAGCTCCGCCTGGGGCTGCCCCGTGTGAGGAGGGTGACACGCTAAGCCCGGAGCTTTACTGCACCTGGATTTACGAACCCGGGTGGTTTTTACAACCCTCTGCGCTGTGAAGGTGTCTGCCCTGCCAAAAGGGATTCACAGAACGCTGGGTCGCTCCCACTTTTAAGGAATTGCCGCTGCCTGTTGCCCACCCAGTGCCTCCGGAGATGTACCTGGAGGAGGCTCAGGCTCCTTCCCCGCTCACcgggggctgtggggtgggaaGTGCCCGGCACGGCGCATAGCCAGGGCGCGACGGCAAACCGGTGATCAGGGGGCTCTCACGCGTTACGCTGCGGTGtcccggggctgtggggacgGAACAGAAGCTGGAGCACTGCCCGGAGCCCACAGAGCAGTCTGAGAGAGCCTGTCCTTGTCCAGGGCCACCCCGCAGCAAGCCCTGAACCTGTGCTCCCACACTTCTGGCCCAGGGACACACCAGGAGGTGTGGCCGAGCTGAGTGGCCCCGGGCTGGGGACCCTGGCAGCCTGTGCCGAGTGCCAGGGCTGCGCCTCTGCCCATGCCCACACACCCTCACGCACTGCCCGGTCTGGAGCCCAGTCTTCCTCCCTGGCAAACCCTTGGCCGGGAGTCAGGGTGGGGAGCAATCACCGTGTTCCCACCCAACCCTTGGATTTAAAACTGGCAGAGGGGAGCTGCTGTTTTCCCCCCCAAAACTGGTGCTGATAGAACCTGGAGCCTCTGCATGCCCCCAGAGCCTGTGCCCCCCTCACCAGCCTGCCAATTCACCCACGACCCCATCCCTGGTGCTGGTGAGACCAACCCAGCTCCCACCTGCCCATAACCCACCTGCCCAGCACCTGTGTGCCCGGTTGAGCCCAGCGCTGGCTCCAGTCATGGACCCgcagtggggcaggagggggacGTGAGCTCCGTGCCAAGCTCCGTGCCAAGCTCCGTGCCAGtccccgtggcagggggtgtgTGCAGCACCGTGCCAGCCCCACGGGCCCCCCAGTGCTGGATGGcggccaggcagagcaggggcagcgCTCAGGTGTGCTCAGCTGTGCCGGCAGTGCCGGTTTGCCTCCCTCAGAGCCCTTGCCAGCCCCCGGGATGCCAACCCGCTGTGTCACGGCCGGGTCCTGCCCCGTGTGGGCGCAGGGCGATGCGCCCGACAGCGCCCGGCTCCCACCTGGGCTGAAGACTCAGCAGAACCACTTTTCTCAGGGGGTTTCTGCCTCTTTTGGGAGCGGGACAGAGCTGCAAGGCCTGTGGTGGTCATTGCTGCTCTTTGGGGTGCCACACTGCGCCATCCCCCTGCGTCACCCCACGGGATGGGGACCCCGGCACGGCCTGTGGGGTCCTGACTTTGGGATCCCCACCTCTGACCCCACagtcacagcagccccaggtccCACTTTTACACAGCTCCCACCTGAACCCCGTTACACGATGGGGCTGTCCCCCCTCAAccctggcagccccagagcccctgTGCCCCGGGATGTACCTGTCCGGGTGGGAAAGCCACAGAAAAGCGTCGGGATCCGGGCgcctctgggagcagggaagctcCTTCCCAGCCGCAGCCCTCCTGCACGCCCAGGGATTGTCTGAGCGTgcgaggggaggggaagcggcGTTGGTTTGGTTCCCAGTAACTGGGTGAGTCTGGCAAACAGCTCCCGGAGACGTTCTTGCCACTCACAAGCACACACACGCTCGGCTGGAACAACAAAAGGCAGGTCAAATCCCGCAGGGAGACCAGCAGAGACGGATCCCTCCACGGGAaacaccagcagctccttccaggcGATGTCCCATCCCCTGCAGGGGTGTTCTGGGCGCTGCAGGCTCAGCAGCTAGACCTGCTGCGGGCCCACCAGCCACCATCGCTGAGAGTCCCAGGTTACGCAACCGTAACCCACTTTTTAAATGATTTTGCCTTAGTAATAGTTTTGCAACAGCTCATCGGTATCTCCGACCTACAGGAACTGGCAGGCACCGCCCTGGCGGGGCCGGTGTGGCCAGCTGGGACCTTTCCCGTGGAgcagggtggcagcagggtCCCCGTGCTGCAGGACCCTGCTCCGCTGCTGCCTCACAAGGGACCTGGGAGGTGTCCCTAAGTGGGGATCCCTCTCCCCGGAGCACCGGGGGCTCCCAGGAGGCTGagccagccccatcccaccGAATGCCCAGTGGATCAGCCCCGACAGATTCCTGTGCCGATGTAGGAATGCGCCTTCCTTGGCTCACCTGGTTTCTAGAGTGTCCCGAGGCTTCCCTGGAATCCTCCGGCACACCCTGGGGCCGAGCAGCCGTGCTGGAGCCTCACAGGGCACCTGGGCACCTCGCCAGGGCCACCCCACCCATGGGCACACGTCTGAAGAGCCCCGGGCTGCTTGGTGGTGGAGAGGtttgctccctgctctccaggcaGACGAGGAGCCGCTCGCTTGCCCGGAGGCTCTTTTGTCTCCAGGAGGTCAAATAaagccaggctggggatgaacaggAATGGGAGCCCGGGAGACCTAAAACAAACCCCGGGAGTGCAGGATGGGGTGAGCCTGGAGGAGGGGACAGGCACAGGCACCCCAATCCCGGATGAGAGCCAAGCGAGGGCTCCGGAGCCTTCCTTCACCCCGGAGCTGCCCGGATCAGGAATTTGAGCTATGCTGTTACCGCCGGCTGCTGCGGCAGGAGTTGGGCAGGAATCTGGGGGCTGTGGCCTGTGAGGTGGAAAACCCTGGAGAGAGGGAAGTTGTCGAGAAGCACCGGCAGCTCTGATTCcttgcagaggcagctgctccctgccccgcgGCCAAAACCCTGCAagggccaggagcagagcgGGGCTGGCTCACCCCCGGGCAGCCTCTCGCCTGCACTTTTGGAATTTCAGGAGCGGCCGTGTGGCCACGGTGAGAAAGTTCAGGTGCGTTTGGCTCGGGCAGAAGATTTCCCTCAGGCAGCTGGGTGGGGAGCGGAAACACCCGGCGCTTTGCGGTGTTTTGAAACGCTGAGCTGGGTGTTTGGGCAAATCCATAAATCCGTCAAAGGGGCGCATCCCTTCGCCCCCTCCGCCGTGCCTCTGCCAGTGTGGGCGCAGGGACAAGGTGCCAGCGTGGTTCTGCAGATCTCAGCACCTGGGAGCTTCAGGGATGTGCCTGGGATGTGTCACCCAGCTGCCACCCTGCTCTGGCACAGTGGGGCGACAGGTGAAAGGCCTCAGTGCCAGATGTGAACACTGAAACACCCAGCGACTTAGCGAGGCCCAACCTCGGCTCCTCCGTAAAGGAAAAACCCCAACGGTGGAGCAGGCGGACGCCAAACCAGCAGGAAAACCTCAAAGTCTCTTTAGAGGGGTCTTAAATGGGGCATGGCAGGATTCTGCCTGCCAACAGCTGTCCTGCTCCAGGGCCACATCCCCAGGGATGAGACTCCCCCGCAAGAACAGGGGCAGAGGAGTCATGGGAtcctgggagccagcagcgGGGCTGGACATAAATCAGAGAGTTTCTCCTCAATTCCCAGCAAACAGGGGGGTTTGGCCAGGCAGAAACCAGCCCAAGCTGGGAGGGTCAAGCTACCCCTGACCTGTGCACGCAACACatctctgccagggctggagtAGTGGTGAGtttctttaaaatcctttttctttaaaatccccctttaaaatcctaaaataaaatataggaGGTCTTTTGGGACCCCATGAGCAAATACAGGGAATTTCCTGTGTGAGGATGCAAAATCTGGGAAATATTCAGCTTTTATTGTGACGCACCCCCTGGTTTTCTGACCCTGCATCCCAGGAGGGATCCCAGTATCCAGACCCTTGGTTTTGCAGCATTGATACCAAAAGAAGCAGCCAAATTCTCCCGTTTTTCTGGCTGACTGCTGCTTATCGCAATCCTGGATGGTGCAAGGCACCCGAAGCTCTGCAACGTTCGCTCTGAGCGCGACACAACGGCGCAACAACATCCAGCAACTGGATCTTCAGGTGTCTCGCAAcgggggcagcagctcctgctgtgctttgaTGTGTGGAAGTGGGACAGGGTGTTTCTTCTGGGGCTCATCTCTGTCCCCATTAGCGCCTGCAGAGGGGAACACCTCGGGGTTTCActctccagcctggagcaggagtgGCCAGCCttgctggaaaacaaacagcCCAGCCCATGCTCTTTAAATCGGGGCAATGGCTCGCACACAAAGAACAACTTGTGTCCTCTGACGTTACAGGCTTCATAAGGAAAACTTCTGTGTGGATAATCCAGCAGCAGGGGCGGATGGAAGGAAGGCAGCGCCAGCACAGCTTCCCCTGAGAAGAAGTGGAGGGAATTCTATCTGTATTTCACCGTCTGCCTCTCTGACCCCAGAGGTCCCCAAACTCACTGGTGTCAGCACAAGGAGCTGCCGTGGGCTCAGAGGGCTCTGTGCCAGTGGCTGGGATCCCCCCAGGGCTTCTCCACCATcctcagccccctcagctgGTTCAGTCCCTGCCCTCCcatccagcagtgctgcagccacgCCTGCTCCTGGTTCCCCTTcggccctgcctgtccctggcatccccctggccacagcagcccctcaggatccccctttccccaggaTGGGCTGTGGGAAAGAGCTCAGTTTTGCCCTGGAGGGTCTCAGCTGGATCACTGCAATGATCTGTCACTGAGAATGGCCTCAGTCACATAAAGGACACAGCGGTGGTGATCCCTCACCCCCCCGTGCCACTTCCTTTGGGACGGAGCCAGGGAGCGCTGGCACCGTCGCTGCtggtggaaaaaataattatcacaCCCTCTGAGTGAAGCAAAACCAGTAACAGATCGAGCTGCATGTTCAACGTTAATGTTACTTGCGAGTGCATTTGCCATGAAATTATTGTTAATTATTCATGCCAGCTAATGCTCAGCTCCCTCTGATGGCCTCGGAAATGGCAGTGCCGCCCGTGTCACGGCCCAACGCGATGTGCTACAACAATAAACGAGATCAGATTCCGCCATTTAATGTTATTGTTTAATCAATggttggggtgtttttcctctcctgtgctTGGCTGTTTTGCTCAGGTGTTTTGCCCTGGCCAGGCAGGATGGTCCAGCAGCCCACAGcgggctctgcctgcctggccgGATCCTCACGCCCGCGGTGGCTGTGGCACCAGGGACCTGCTCTTGTCCCCACTCAGCTAATGAGTGTCATTAATGACAATTGCATCAGTCTGAGGTGGCTGTTGTGGGGTGAGACACAGGAAGAGGGGTTTCCTGGGGGATCGGGGTGTCCTGGCTGGTACAGGCTCAGAGTCTGGGCACCGCTGTCAGTTCACAGCtgccatggagctgctgctccctgtcacTCCAGCATGTGTCCTACAGCCCCTGCTTtgccccaaacccagcaggatGATGTAAAGTGCCTTTCCCAAGACAGGAGAGGCAGAGAcccctggggcacagcccagctccagggtgCTGCCACCCTCAGCGCTCCTGCACCGGGGCAGAGCGGAGCAAGAGCAGCCAGGGAGTTGCGGGCCAGGTGAGCGGCTCCTGCTTTCCCCTGGGCAGCTCTAGGAACAAGCCTCATCCTCGGACAGCGTGCTGGGGGAGGAGGCCGTGAGCGGGATGGCGGCCGGGTGGGGTTTGTAGTCATCCCCATGGAGCCCCTGTCCCTCCGTGCCCGCGGGGTCGGCGCAGGAGACGGGGCAGTCGTGGCTGTGCCgccggctgtcccc
Encoded proteins:
- the GJA4 gene encoding gap junction alpha-4 protein codes for the protein MGDWEFLQKLLDQVQEHSTVIGKIWLTVLFIFRILILGLAGESVWGDEQSDFVCNTKQPGCTNVCYDKAFPISHIRYWVLQFLFVSTPTLIYLGHVVYLSRKEEKLRKQESELRAVHSKDPKIEQALAALEKKMSKIYMTESGRLKIRGALMWTYITSVICKSVFEAGFLVGQWYLYGFSMVPRYVCKRDPCPHQVDCFISRPTEKSIFIIFMLVMGLISLILNLLELFHLCCKNLLSNIRKVSGPAGPSQDVFVDDMVSSPYAPKHYPFLPMAESHAPSYQTYNKLSSEQNWANYRNEENLALGSGSRALSDPYSPRPAEASAPEEKLGSRPGSSASKKQYV
- the GJB3 gene encoding gap junction beta-3 protein isoform X2; the protein is MDWKTLQALLSGVNKYSTAFSRIWLSVVFVFRVLVYVVAAERVWGDEQKDFDCNTRQPGCTNVCYDHFFPVSHIRLWALQLIFVTCPSLLVIMHVAYREDRERKNREKNGENCPKLYSNTGKKHGGLWWTYLFSLFFKLVIEILFLYLLHKMWDSFDLPRLVKCANVDPCPNTVDCYIARPTEKRVFTYFMVGASSICIVLTVCEIFYLIFKRVVQRARKWRKSTKHSVSYSKASTCHCHVKSEEKDRSQPREEL
- the GJB3 gene encoding gap junction beta-3 protein isoform X1, with the protein product MDWKTLQALLSGVNKYSTAFSRIWLSVVFVFRVLVYVVAAERVWGDEQKDFDCNTRQPGCTNVCYDHFFPVSHIRLWALQLIFVTCPSLLVIMHVAYREDRERKNREKNGENCPKLYSNTGKKHGGLWWTYLFSLFFKLVIEILFLYLLHKMWDSFDLPRLVKCANVDPCPNTVDCYIARPTEKRVFTYFMVGASSICIVLTVCEIFYLIFKRVVQRARKWRKSTKHSVSYSKASTCHCHVKSEEKDRSQPRCVAALTAV